From Streptomyces sp. GSL17-111, one genomic window encodes:
- a CDS encoding AIM24 family protein, translating into MAQFRLQDGKVLAVDLTGDAVRAKNGSMIAYEGDMAFKKLTGGGDGLRGMVTRRLTGEQMEVMEVKGHGTCYFADAASDVSLVTLQQDTLHVEASNLLCTAGGLRTGTTFTGLRGASQGNGLFTTTVEGTGQAALTSQGPAIVLRVTPQTPLRVDPGAYLAHSGRLRQEFQSGVTFRTFLGDGSGEAFQIRFEGEGLVYVQPSERETLGGQV; encoded by the coding sequence GTGGCTCAGTTCCGACTCCAGGACGGCAAGGTGCTCGCCGTCGACCTCACGGGCGACGCCGTGCGCGCCAAGAACGGCTCGATGATCGCCTACGAGGGCGACATGGCCTTCAAGAAGCTCACCGGCGGCGGTGACGGCCTGCGCGGCATGGTCACCCGCAGGCTGACCGGCGAGCAGATGGAGGTCATGGAGGTGAAGGGGCACGGCACCTGCTACTTCGCCGACGCGGCGAGCGACGTCTCGCTGGTCACGCTCCAGCAGGACACCCTGCACGTCGAGGCCTCCAACCTGCTGTGCACGGCCGGCGGCCTGCGCACGGGGACGACGTTCACCGGGCTGCGCGGCGCCTCCCAGGGCAACGGCCTGTTCACGACGACCGTCGAGGGCACCGGGCAGGCCGCGCTGACCTCCCAGGGCCCCGCGATCGTGCTGCGCGTCACGCCGCAGACGCCGCTACGGGTGGACCCGGGCGCGTACCTCGCGCACTCCGGCCGATTGCGCCAGGAGTTCCAGAGCGGCGTCACGTTCCGCACCTTCCTCGGTGACGGCTCCGGCGAGGCGTTCCAGATCCGCTTCGAGGGCGAGGGCCTGGTCTACGTCCAGCCCAGCGAGCGCGAGACCCTGGGAGGGCAGGTCTGA
- a CDS encoding kelch motif-containing protein translates to MPYRPSKQFKKTLIGTGIAVVLAALNAPATLGFAQERLHEYRISRPEYMARYGSWEVMDVPSQYQTNAIHAALLHTGKVLLIAGSGNNQEEFDAGTFATILWDPSDDTFERIPTPEDLFCAGHAQLADGRMLVAGGTARYEVLDGDVKRAGGAMRVKNENPDEPRTFPEGTRFRSPAGKEYVSTAPVLVPRAQKTTDDAGEVTVTASEATVFVEAVEEGEEYVTEEAAQYEIVGLEGKAADNLYGLAEKIDLSKQDFQGIRDSFEFDPVAEKYVRVDPMAEARWYPTLVTLPDGTVLSVSGLDEVGEILQGDNEIYDPRTRSWSTGPKRYFPTYPALFLVDDGKLFYSGANAGYGPADKGRVPGIWDLGANTFDEVGGIKDPDQLETASSLLLPPAQNQQVMVLGGGGVGESEKSTARTAIVDLTRKDPAYRDGPPLPEPTRYLNSVILPDDTVFTTGGSRDYRGRGDSDILAAQIYDPRTERFTEAAAPEVGRNYHSEALLLPDGRVATFGSDPLYADKDNTRLGTFEKRIEVYTPPYLHGERGENRPVIGDGPVRLAPGGEATYATKDAGRIAKARLLRPSAVTHVTDVEQRSVALGLERGSDEVTLSVPDDRSLLPPGWYMLVLTDDAGTPSVAKWVHLP, encoded by the coding sequence ATGCCCTACCGCCCGAGCAAGCAGTTCAAGAAGACCCTCATAGGCACCGGCATCGCGGTGGTCCTCGCGGCGCTCAACGCCCCGGCCACCCTCGGGTTCGCCCAGGAACGCCTGCACGAGTACCGCATATCCCGGCCCGAGTACATGGCCCGGTACGGCTCCTGGGAGGTCATGGACGTCCCCTCCCAGTACCAGACCAACGCCATCCACGCGGCGCTGCTGCACACCGGCAAGGTGCTGCTGATCGCCGGCTCGGGCAACAACCAGGAGGAGTTCGACGCGGGAACCTTCGCGACCATCCTGTGGGACCCCTCGGACGACACCTTCGAGCGCATACCCACCCCCGAGGACCTGTTCTGCGCCGGGCACGCCCAGCTGGCCGACGGCCGGATGCTGGTGGCGGGCGGCACCGCCCGCTACGAGGTCCTCGACGGGGACGTGAAGCGCGCGGGCGGGGCCATGCGCGTCAAGAACGAGAACCCGGACGAGCCCCGCACCTTCCCCGAGGGCACCCGGTTCCGCTCACCGGCGGGCAAGGAGTACGTGAGCACCGCCCCCGTCCTCGTGCCGCGCGCGCAGAAGACGACGGACGACGCGGGCGAGGTGACCGTCACCGCCAGCGAGGCCACCGTGTTCGTGGAGGCCGTCGAGGAGGGCGAGGAGTACGTCACCGAGGAGGCGGCCCAGTACGAGATCGTCGGACTGGAGGGGAAGGCCGCCGACAACCTGTACGGCCTCGCGGAGAAGATCGACCTCAGCAAGCAGGACTTCCAGGGGATCAGGGACTCCTTCGAGTTCGACCCCGTCGCCGAGAAGTACGTGCGCGTCGACCCCATGGCCGAGGCCCGGTGGTACCCGACGCTCGTCACCCTGCCGGACGGCACGGTGCTCTCCGTCTCCGGACTGGACGAGGTCGGCGAGATCCTCCAGGGGGACAACGAGATCTACGACCCGAGGACGCGGTCCTGGTCCACCGGGCCCAAGCGGTACTTCCCGACGTACCCGGCGCTCTTCCTCGTCGACGACGGCAAGCTCTTCTACTCCGGCGCCAACGCCGGCTACGGGCCCGCCGACAAGGGCCGGGTGCCGGGGATCTGGGACCTGGGGGCCAACACCTTCGACGAGGTCGGCGGCATCAAGGACCCCGACCAGCTGGAGACCGCCAGCTCACTGCTGCTGCCCCCGGCCCAGAACCAGCAGGTCATGGTGCTCGGTGGCGGGGGCGTGGGGGAGTCGGAGAAGTCCACCGCCCGCACGGCGATCGTCGACCTCACCCGGAAGGACCCCGCCTACCGCGACGGACCGCCGCTGCCGGAGCCCACCCGGTACCTCAACAGCGTCATCCTCCCCGACGACACCGTCTTCACCACCGGTGGCTCCCGCGACTACCGGGGGCGCGGCGACAGCGACATCCTCGCCGCCCAGATCTACGACCCGAGGACGGAGCGGTTCACCGAGGCCGCGGCCCCCGAGGTCGGCCGGAACTACCACTCGGAGGCGCTGCTGCTGCCCGACGGCCGGGTGGCGACGTTCGGCTCCGACCCGCTCTACGCCGACAAGGACAACACCCGGCTCGGCACGTTCGAGAAGCGGATCGAGGTCTACACGCCGCCCTACCTGCACGGGGAGCGCGGGGAGAACCGCCCGGTCATCGGCGACGGCCCGGTGCGGCTCGCGCCCGGCGGCGAGGCCACCTACGCGACGAAGGACGCCGGGCGGATCGCCAAGGCCCGTCTGCTGCGGCCCAGCGCCGTCACCCACGTCACCGACGTCGAGCAGCGCTCCGTCGCCCTCGGCCTCGAACGCGGCTCGGACGAGGTGACGCTCTCCGTCCCGGACGACCGCTCGCTCCTGCCGCCCGGCTGGTACATGCTCGTCCTCACCGACGACGCGGGCACCCCGTCCGTCGCCAAGTGGGTGCACCTGCCGTGA
- a CDS encoding AIM24 family protein, giving the protein MNGPVVFDAHTLPANDNVHAYAFSVDLDGQWFLQKGKMIAYFGDIRFDGIGHGPLDHLVARSFHSPLHAADWVVAQGRGKLLLADRAFDVNSFDLDEGNLTIRSGNLLAFEESLSLKQSIIPGFVTLIGTGKFVAASNGEVHFVEPPIRVDPQALVGWADCPSPCHHYDHGYLRGFLGGLRAMTGVGGASGEEHQFEFTGTGTVLLQSSETVMPEQPVGGTPAEGGTPGGPGGSGGLGGLGGLARWAERSG; this is encoded by the coding sequence TTGAACGGTCCGGTCGTCTTCGACGCGCACACGCTGCCCGCCAACGACAACGTCCACGCGTACGCCTTCAGCGTCGACCTGGACGGGCAGTGGTTCCTCCAGAAGGGCAAGATGATCGCCTACTTCGGCGACATCCGCTTCGACGGCATCGGCCACGGTCCGCTGGACCACCTCGTGGCGCGCAGCTTCCACTCCCCCCTGCACGCGGCCGACTGGGTCGTGGCGCAGGGGCGCGGCAAGCTGCTCCTGGCCGACCGCGCCTTCGACGTCAACTCCTTCGACCTCGACGAGGGCAACCTCACGATCCGCTCGGGCAACCTGCTGGCCTTCGAGGAGAGCCTCTCGCTCAAGCAGTCGATCATCCCGGGCTTCGTGACGCTCATCGGCACGGGGAAGTTCGTGGCCGCCTCCAACGGCGAGGTCCACTTCGTGGAGCCGCCGATCCGGGTGGACCCGCAGGCCCTCGTCGGCTGGGCCGACTGCCCCTCGCCGTGCCACCACTACGACCACGGGTACCTGCGCGGCTTCCTCGGCGGGCTGCGCGCGATGACGGGCGTCGGCGGCGCGTCCGGCGAGGAGCACCAGTTCGAGTTCACGGGAACGGGCACCGTGCTGCTCCAGTCCTCCGAGACGGTCATGCCCGAGCAGCCCGTCGGCGGGACCCCGGCCGAGGGCGGGACGCCCGGCGGGCCCGGCGGCAGCGGTGGTCTCGGTGGCCTGGGAGGTCTTGCCAGGTGGGCCGAGCGCTCTGGGTAG
- a CDS encoding MTH1187 family thiamine-binding protein, producing the protein MIVAFSVTPLGVGEDVGEYVAEAVRVVRESGLPNRTDAMFTSVEGDWDACMDVVRRAVAAVEARAPRVSLVLKADIRPGVTDGLARKVETVERHLR; encoded by the coding sequence ATGATCGTCGCCTTCTCCGTCACGCCGCTCGGGGTCGGCGAGGACGTGGGGGAGTACGTCGCCGAGGCCGTCCGCGTCGTGCGCGAGTCCGGGCTGCCGAACCGCACGGACGCGATGTTCACCTCCGTCGAGGGGGACTGGGACGCCTGCATGGACGTCGTCCGCCGGGCGGTGGCCGCCGTCGAGGCACGGGCGCCGCGCGTCTCCCTCGTCCTCAAGGCCGACATCCGGCCGGGCGTCACGGATGGACTAGCCCGGAAGGTGGAAACGGTCGAGCGCCACCTGCGCTGA
- a CDS encoding DUF3817 domain-containing protein: MDMKTASALRRLRLISAPEAVSFLVLLVCSVLKRTTDFNAVPVMGAVHGLLFVLYVLFWADAWNRAKWPLGRAALYAALSVVPFGGFYADKLLRRESEAGVIAARAQRQDGAERDDVVTG, from the coding sequence GTGGACATGAAGACCGCCTCCGCCCTCCGTCGCCTCCGCCTGATCTCCGCGCCCGAGGCCGTGTCGTTCCTGGTGCTGCTCGTCTGCTCGGTGCTCAAGCGGACCACCGACTTCAACGCCGTGCCGGTCATGGGGGCGGTGCACGGCCTCCTCTTCGTGCTCTACGTCCTCTTCTGGGCGGACGCGTGGAACCGCGCGAAGTGGCCGCTCGGCCGTGCCGCCCTGTACGCCGCCCTCTCCGTGGTGCCCTTCGGCGGCTTCTACGCCGACAAGCTGCTGCGCCGCGAGAGCGAGGCGGGCGTCATCGCCGCGCGGGCGCAGCGTCAGGACGGCGCGGAGCGCGACGATGTGGTGACCGGATGA
- a CDS encoding MarR family winged helix-turn-helix transcriptional regulator, with protein MDTDNGPRWLSDDEQRAWRTHLDVSRLLMYQLERDLQPLGLTMHDYEILVNLSESEDRRLRMSDLAQATLQSKSRLSHQITRMENAGLVRREHCDTDKRGLFACLTEHGWQTMRDVAPLHVDSVRRHFIDLLGPGHLETLLEALTPVAEHLRGHRGRS; from the coding sequence ATGGACACCGACAACGGTCCGCGGTGGCTCAGCGACGACGAGCAGCGGGCCTGGCGCACTCATCTCGACGTCAGCCGGCTGCTGATGTACCAGCTCGAACGCGATCTCCAGCCGCTGGGCCTCACCATGCACGACTACGAGATCCTGGTGAACCTCTCGGAGTCCGAGGACCGCAGGTTGCGCATGAGCGACCTGGCCCAGGCCACGCTGCAGTCCAAGAGCCGTCTCTCGCACCAGATCACCCGCATGGAGAACGCCGGGCTGGTGCGGCGCGAGCACTGCGACACCGACAAGCGGGGGCTGTTCGCCTGCCTCACCGAGCACGGCTGGCAGACGATGCGGGACGTGGCACCGCTGCACGTCGACTCGGTGCGCCGCCACTTCATCGACCTGCTCGGGCCCGGCCACCTGGAAACGCTCCTGGAGGCCCTCACCCCGGTCGCCGAGCACCTGCGCGGACACCGGGGCCGCAGCTGA
- a CDS encoding glycoside hydrolase family 6 protein, whose amino-acid sequence MSGRRIRALAVLAALPVLAAALSCSSGSDGSPSARAGSDGAGIGPGASPFWVDPASAAARQVEAWEAAGREEDADLLRLISERPAAVWPTGEDPADRVRRAVEGAEATDTTAVLVAYNIPHRDCGQYSRGGAADATAYRTYLAEFARAVGDHEAVVVLEPDAVPHLVDGCTPAVHHDERYTLLAEAVERFAALPRTRVYLDAGNPSWITDPRRLVEPLERSGIAAADGFALNVSNFQTDADVTAYGRRLSAALGGKRFVIDSSRNGNGPLDGRQDAWCNPPGRALGTPPTTETDEPLLDAYLWIKRPGESDGECRGGPPAGRWWAEYALGLARGAAR is encoded by the coding sequence ATGTCCGGCCGTCGAATCCGCGCGCTCGCCGTGCTCGCCGCACTCCCGGTGCTCGCCGCCGCGCTGAGCTGCTCGTCCGGCTCCGACGGCTCGCCCAGCGCCCGCGCCGGTTCGGACGGCGCGGGCATCGGCCCCGGGGCCTCGCCCTTCTGGGTCGATCCCGCCAGTGCGGCGGCCCGCCAGGTCGAGGCGTGGGAGGCGGCCGGCCGGGAGGAGGACGCCGACCTGCTGCGGCTCATCTCCGAGCGGCCGGCGGCGGTGTGGCCGACCGGCGAGGACCCGGCCGACCGCGTGCGCCGCGCGGTCGAGGGCGCCGAGGCGACGGACACCACCGCGGTCCTGGTCGCCTACAACATCCCGCACCGCGACTGCGGACAGTACTCGCGGGGCGGTGCGGCCGACGCCACCGCCTACCGCACCTACCTGGCGGAGTTCGCCCGGGCCGTGGGCGACCACGAGGCCGTCGTCGTCCTGGAGCCGGACGCCGTGCCGCACCTGGTGGACGGCTGCACGCCCGCCGTCCACCACGACGAGCGGTACACGCTCCTCGCCGAGGCCGTCGAACGCTTCGCCGCACTGCCCCGGACCAGGGTCTACCTGGACGCGGGCAACCCGAGCTGGATCACCGACCCCCGGCGGCTGGTCGAACCGCTGGAGCGCTCCGGCATCGCGGCGGCGGACGGCTTCGCCCTCAACGTCTCGAACTTCCAGACCGACGCGGACGTGACGGCCTACGGGCGCAGGCTGTCCGCCGCGCTCGGCGGCAAGCGCTTCGTCATCGACTCCAGCCGCAACGGGAACGGGCCGCTGGACGGGCGTCAGGACGCGTGGTGCAACCCGCCGGGACGGGCCCTCGGCACCCCTCCGACGACGGAGACCGACGAGCCGCTGCTCGACGCGTACCTGTGGATCAAGCGGCCCGGCGAGTCCGACGGGGAGTGCCGGGGCGGGCCGCCCGCCGGCCGCTGGTGGGCCGAGTACGCCCTCGGCCTGGCCCGGGGTGCCGCCCGCTGA
- a CDS encoding MarR family winged helix-turn-helix transcriptional regulator yields MPKPLSLSFDPIARADELWKQRWGSVPAMAAITSIMRAHQILLAEVDAVVKPYGLTFARYEALVLLTFSRRGELPMSKIGERLMVHPTSVTNTVDRLQRSGLVAKRPNPHDGRGTLASITDKGREVCDAATRDLMAMDFGLAAYDDEECSEIFALLRPLRMAAQDFDEA; encoded by the coding sequence GTGCCGAAGCCGCTCAGTCTCTCCTTCGACCCGATCGCCCGCGCCGACGAGCTGTGGAAGCAGCGCTGGGGCTCCGTCCCGGCCATGGCGGCGATCACCTCGATCATGCGCGCGCACCAGATCCTCCTCGCCGAGGTGGACGCGGTCGTCAAGCCCTACGGGCTGACGTTCGCCCGCTACGAGGCGTTGGTGCTGCTCACGTTCTCGCGGCGCGGCGAGCTGCCGATGTCGAAGATCGGCGAGCGGCTCATGGTCCACCCCACCTCCGTGACGAACACGGTCGACCGCCTCCAGCGGTCCGGACTCGTCGCCAAGCGGCCCAACCCGCACGACGGCCGCGGCACGCTGGCGTCGATCACCGACAAGGGGCGTGAGGTGTGCGACGCCGCCACCCGCGACCTCATGGCGATGGATTTCGGGCTCGCCGCCTACGACGACGAGGAGTGCTCGGAGATCTTCGCGCTCCTGCGCCCGCTGCGCATGGCGGCCCAGGACTTCGACGAGGCGTAG
- a CDS encoding acyl-CoA mutase large subunit family protein, whose product MDADAIAEGRLRWQARFDAARKRDADFTTLSGDEVEPVYGPRPGDTYEGFERIGWPGEYPFTRGLHPTGYRGRTWTIRQFAGFGNAEQTNERYKMILEAGGGGLSVAFDMPTLMGRDSDDPRSLGEVGHCGVAIDSAADMEVLFKDIPLGDVTTSMTISGPAVPVFCMYLVAAERQGVDPAVLNGTLQTDIFKEYIAQKEWLFQPEPHLRLIGDLMEHCARDIPAYKPLSVSGYHIREAGSTAAQELAYTLADGFGYVELGLSRGLDVNRFAPGLSFFFDAHLDFFEEIAKFRAARRIWARWMRDVYGASSEKAQWLRFHTQTAGVSLTAQQPYNNVVRTALEALSAVLGGTNSLHTNALDETLALPSEQAAEIALRTQQVIMEETGVTNVADPLGGSWYVEQLTDRIEADAEKIFDQIKERGLRAHPDGQHPIGPITSGILRGIEDGWFTGEIAEAAFQYQQALEKDEKKVVGVNCHTGSVTGDLEILRVSHEVEREQVRVLAERKGRRDDAAVRAALDAMLAAARDGSNMIGPMLDAVRAEATLGEICGVLRDEWGVYTEPAGF is encoded by the coding sequence ATGGATGCTGACGCCATCGCAGAGGGCCGCCTTCGGTGGCAGGCCCGGTTCGACGCCGCACGCAAGCGGGACGCCGACTTCACCACCCTCAGCGGTGACGAGGTCGAGCCGGTCTACGGCCCCCGCCCGGGCGACACCTACGAGGGGTTCGAGCGCATCGGCTGGCCGGGGGAGTACCCGTTCACCCGCGGCCTCCACCCGACCGGCTACCGGGGCCGCACGTGGACGATCCGCCAGTTCGCCGGCTTCGGCAACGCGGAGCAGACCAACGAGCGCTACAAGATGATCCTGGAGGCGGGCGGCGGCGGCCTGTCGGTCGCCTTCGACATGCCGACGCTGATGGGGCGCGACTCCGACGACCCGCGCTCGCTCGGCGAGGTCGGGCACTGCGGCGTGGCGATCGACTCCGCCGCCGACATGGAGGTCCTCTTCAAGGACATCCCCCTCGGCGACGTCACCACCTCCATGACGATCAGCGGCCCGGCCGTCCCGGTGTTCTGCATGTACCTGGTGGCCGCCGAGCGCCAGGGCGTGGACCCGGCGGTGCTGAACGGCACCCTCCAGACCGACATCTTCAAGGAGTACATCGCCCAGAAGGAGTGGCTCTTCCAGCCCGAGCCGCACCTGCGCCTCATCGGTGACCTGATGGAGCACTGCGCGCGGGACATCCCGGCCTACAAGCCGCTCTCCGTCTCCGGCTACCACATCCGCGAGGCCGGTTCCACGGCCGCGCAGGAGCTCGCGTACACCCTGGCCGACGGCTTCGGGTACGTCGAGCTCGGGCTCAGCCGGGGGCTGGACGTCAACCGGTTCGCACCGGGCCTGTCGTTCTTCTTCGACGCCCACCTGGACTTCTTCGAGGAGATCGCCAAGTTCCGCGCCGCGCGCCGCATCTGGGCCCGCTGGATGCGCGACGTCTACGGGGCGAGCAGCGAGAAGGCGCAGTGGCTGCGGTTCCACACCCAGACGGCCGGCGTCTCGCTGACCGCGCAGCAGCCCTACAACAACGTCGTCCGCACGGCGCTCGAAGCCCTCTCCGCCGTGCTCGGCGGCACCAACTCCCTGCACACCAACGCGCTGGACGAGACGCTGGCGCTGCCCTCGGAGCAGGCCGCCGAGATCGCCCTGCGCACCCAGCAGGTGATCATGGAGGAGACCGGCGTCACCAACGTGGCCGACCCGCTGGGCGGCTCCTGGTACGTCGAGCAGCTCACCGACCGCATCGAGGCCGACGCGGAGAAGATCTTCGACCAGATCAAGGAGCGCGGGCTGCGCGCCCACCCGGACGGGCAGCACCCGATCGGGCCGATCACCTCCGGCATCCTGCGCGGTATCGAGGACGGCTGGTTCACGGGCGAGATCGCCGAGGCCGCCTTCCAGTACCAGCAGGCGCTGGAGAAGGACGAGAAGAAGGTCGTCGGCGTCAACTGCCACACCGGCTCGGTGACGGGGGACCTGGAGATCCTCCGCGTCAGCCACGAGGTGGAGCGCGAGCAGGTGCGCGTGCTGGCCGAGCGCAAGGGGCGGCGCGACGACGCGGCCGTGCGCGCGGCGCTGGACGCCATGCTGGCGGCGGCCCGGGACGGCTCCAACATGATCGGTCCCATGCTCGACGCGGTGCGGGCCGAGGCCACGCTGGGCGAGATCTGCGGCGTCCTGCGGGACGAGTGGGGCGTCTACACCGAGCCGGCCGGCTTCTGA
- a CDS encoding AIM24 family protein has translation MGFTRISGKMIEAQVVPGQPLYSQRGAMLAYRGEVSFTPNLTSGQGGVMSALGRRVRGEAAPLMTVEGRGSVYFGHGGHHVHVVDLAGSLLHVEADRLLAFEGSLRQGTVFLGSQGGVMGMVRDQATGQGLFTTTLEGHGSVAVLAHGGVLELPVTPQRAVHVDPQAYVAHRGDLRNRLSTALGWRDMVGRGSGEAFQLELSGQGTVYVQASEEKL, from the coding sequence ATGGGCTTCACCCGGATCAGCGGGAAGATGATCGAGGCGCAGGTCGTCCCCGGGCAGCCGCTCTACAGCCAGCGCGGCGCGATGCTCGCCTACCGCGGCGAGGTCTCCTTCACCCCGAACCTGACGAGCGGCCAGGGCGGCGTGATGTCCGCCCTCGGGCGCCGGGTGCGGGGCGAGGCGGCACCGCTCATGACCGTCGAGGGCCGGGGGAGCGTCTACTTCGGCCACGGCGGCCACCACGTGCACGTCGTCGACCTCGCCGGGTCGCTCCTGCACGTCGAGGCGGACCGGCTGCTGGCCTTCGAGGGCTCCCTGCGGCAGGGCACCGTCTTCCTCGGCAGCCAGGGCGGCGTGATGGGCATGGTGCGCGACCAGGCCACCGGCCAGGGGCTGTTCACCACGACCCTGGAGGGCCACGGCTCGGTGGCCGTCCTCGCCCACGGCGGGGTGCTGGAGCTGCCGGTGACGCCGCAGCGCGCCGTGCACGTCGACCCGCAGGCGTACGTCGCGCACCGGGGCGACCTGCGCAACCGGCTCTCGACCGCGCTCGGCTGGCGGGACATGGTGGGACGCGGCTCGGGTGAGGCGTTCCAGCTGGAGCTCTCCGGCCAGGGAACCGTGTACGTCCAGGCCAGCGAGGAGAAGCTTTGA
- a CDS encoding DUF3817 domain-containing protein — protein MKQKVLTRYRVMAYVTAVWLLVFTGFIVAKYGFDTGDTMLVSQIHGVLFIVYVIFAFDLGSKARWPFGKLLWVLVAGCIPFVAFFVEKQVSREVAPLIEPEDADDARDADTPVGA, from the coding sequence GTGAAGCAGAAGGTGCTGACCCGCTACCGGGTGATGGCCTACGTCACCGCCGTCTGGCTGCTCGTGTTCACGGGTTTCATCGTGGCGAAGTACGGCTTCGACACCGGTGACACCATGCTCGTCTCCCAGATCCACGGCGTGCTCTTCATCGTCTACGTGATCTTCGCCTTCGATCTGGGCTCGAAGGCGCGGTGGCCGTTCGGCAAGCTGCTGTGGGTGCTGGTGGCCGGGTGCATCCCGTTCGTCGCGTTCTTCGTCGAGAAGCAGGTCTCGCGCGAGGTCGCGCCGCTGATCGAGCCCGAGGACGCCGACGACGCGCGGGACGCCGACACGCCCGTGGGCGCCTGA
- a CDS encoding glycosyltransferase family 2 protein has translation MRPESYDYETYSRLAGPLTEPGQLPYRVRYRSLLSREPHRLRAVLLMTAAPALSAVLLLWLVWPSHWTDRAGAPGWLVAADWVMLGCIGLIELFRCVNVLSIAHATMVARDPVPVTPEPGLKVAFLTTYVPGKEPVEMVRATLEGAVALRHDGTLDVWLLDEGDDAVARALCAELGVHHFTRKGVEEWNRADGVHRARTKHGNYNAWLAMHGADYDVFASVDTDHVPLPNYLERMLGYFRDPDVAFVVGPQVYGNYRKAVTKFAESQQFLFHALIQRAGNRYGGPMFVGTNNAVRTSAVLQIGGLRDSITEDMATGFELHRTRNPATGRTWRSVYTPDVLAVGEGPECWTDFFTQQTRWSRGTYETILRQFWRRPHRFPPGKLLNYSLMLAYYPMSAVTWLLGALSCSLFLWLGASGTQVSAAVWMMLYSDVAALQIGLYVWNRRHNVSPHEPEGSSGLAGMAMSAICAPIYARSAVAAVLRRPCRFVVTPKGDTASPDRLSTFRVHTLWIVVLGTGLAASFVLGHTHAAMRTWTVLALVVALAPVAMWSLTEYRTQRVRREPRDEREPALVATSSGS, from the coding sequence GTGCGGCCGGAGAGCTACGACTACGAGACGTACAGCCGTCTCGCGGGACCGCTCACCGAGCCCGGGCAGCTCCCCTACCGGGTCCGCTACCGGAGCCTGCTCTCCCGGGAGCCGCACCGGCTGCGCGCCGTCCTCCTGATGACGGCGGCGCCGGCCCTGTCGGCCGTGCTGCTGCTGTGGCTGGTGTGGCCGAGCCACTGGACCGACCGGGCCGGAGCCCCCGGCTGGCTCGTCGCGGCGGACTGGGTGATGCTCGGCTGCATCGGCCTGATCGAGCTGTTCCGCTGCGTGAACGTGCTCTCGATCGCCCACGCGACGATGGTCGCCCGCGACCCCGTCCCCGTGACGCCCGAGCCCGGCCTGAAGGTCGCCTTCCTGACGACGTACGTGCCGGGCAAGGAACCCGTCGAGATGGTCCGCGCCACGCTGGAGGGCGCGGTCGCCCTGCGCCACGACGGCACTCTGGACGTGTGGCTCCTCGACGAGGGCGACGACGCGGTGGCCCGCGCGCTCTGCGCCGAGCTGGGCGTCCACCACTTCACCCGCAAGGGCGTCGAGGAGTGGAACCGGGCGGACGGCGTGCACCGCGCCCGCACCAAGCACGGCAACTACAACGCCTGGCTCGCCATGCACGGCGCCGACTACGACGTCTTCGCCTCCGTCGACACCGACCACGTGCCGCTGCCGAACTACCTGGAGCGGATGCTCGGCTACTTCCGCGACCCGGACGTGGCCTTCGTCGTCGGCCCGCAGGTGTACGGGAACTACCGCAAGGCGGTCACCAAGTTCGCCGAGAGCCAGCAGTTCCTCTTCCACGCGCTCATCCAGCGGGCCGGGAACCGCTACGGCGGGCCCATGTTCGTCGGCACGAACAACGCGGTGCGCACCTCCGCCGTCCTCCAGATCGGCGGGCTGCGGGACTCCATCACCGAGGACATGGCGACCGGGTTCGAGCTGCACCGCACCCGCAACCCCGCCACCGGCCGCACCTGGCGGTCCGTCTACACCCCGGACGTCCTGGCCGTGGGTGAGGGGCCGGAGTGCTGGACGGACTTCTTCACCCAGCAGACGCGCTGGTCGCGCGGCACCTACGAGACGATCCTGCGGCAGTTCTGGCGCCGCCCCCACCGCTTCCCGCCCGGCAAGCTCCTCAACTACTCGCTCATGCTGGCCTACTACCCGATGAGCGCCGTGACCTGGCTGCTCGGCGCCCTGAGCTGCTCCCTCTTCCTGTGGCTCGGGGCGTCCGGCACCCAGGTGAGCGCCGCCGTGTGGATGATGCTGTACAGCGACGTGGCCGCCCTCCAGATCGGCCTGTACGTCTGGAACCGCCGGCACAACGTCTCGCCGCACGAGCCCGAGGGGTCCAGCGGGCTGGCCGGTATGGCCATGTCCGCGATCTGCGCCCCGATCTACGCCCGCTCCGCCGTGGCCGCCGTCCTCCGGCGGCCGTGCCGGTTCGTCGTGACGCCGAAGGGCGACACCGCGAGCCCCGACCGGCTCAGCACCTTCCGCGTGCACACGCTGTGGATCGTCGTGCTGGGCACCGGGCTCGCCGCGTCCTTCGTCCTCGGCCACACCCACGCCGCCATGCGCACCTGGACGGTGCTGGCCCTCGTCGTCGCACTCGCTCCGGTCGCCATGTGGAGCCTGACCGAATACCGCACGCAACGCGTTCGCCGAGAACCGCGCGACGAGCGCGAACCCGCCCTCGTCGCCACGTCCAGCGGGAGCTGA